From the Megalopta genalis isolate 19385.01 chromosome 13, iyMegGena1_principal, whole genome shotgun sequence genome, one window contains:
- the Efr gene encoding ER GDP-fucose transporter, whose protein sequence is MRATIAVFCVFLGCCSNVVFLELFVKDDPGGGNLITFSQFLFISIEGFIFTSKCGNVKPRIGLKDYLVMVTMFFIANVCNNYAFDFNIPMPLHMIFRAGSLIANMIMCVIVSKKSYTFSKYLSVIMITFGIAICTLISGKDIKSLRGKNVEHVPTTPWEDFFWWALGISLMTVALLVSARMGILQEELHKKYGKNPKEALYYTHLLPLPFFLTLAPNIWDHFTYAVNSEPLRVSMLDIYVPKLILFLIGNVLTQYVCISSVYVLTAECSSLTVTLVITLRKFVSLLFSIVYFRNPFTIYHWFGTVLVFVGTVIFTEVVPKIKESLKIKEKKKVQ, encoded by the exons ATGCGTGCAACTATCGCAGTATTCTGCGTTTTTCTCGGCTGTTGTAGCAACGTTGTGTTCTTAGAACTTTTTGTAAA AGATGATCCTGGTGGTGGAAATTTGATCACGTTTTCACAATTCCTTTTTATATCGATAGAAGGTTTTATATTCACTTCAAAATGTGGAAATGTAAAACCCAGAATAGGATTAAAGGATTACCTTGTAATGGTAACTATGTTCTTTATTGCAAATGTTTGTAATAATTATGCATTCGACTTTAACATTCCTATGCCATTGCATATGATATTCAGAGCT GGTTCTCTGATAGCAAATATGATTATGTGTGTTATTGTTTCAAAGAAGAGCTATACATTTAGCAAATATTTATCAGTGATTATGATTACTTTTGGAATTGCAATTTGTACACTTATCAGTGGTAAAGATATCAAATCGTTACGGGGTAAAAATGTAGAACATGTTCCTACAACTCCATGGGAAGATTTCTTTTGGTGGGCATTGGGAATATCATTAATGACAGTTGCATTACTTGTTTCTGCTAGAATGGGTATCCTTCAAGAGGAGTTACATAAAAAGTATGGAAAAAATCCAAAGGAGGCATTATATTACACG CATTTATTGCCCTTACCATTCTTTTTAACTTTGGCACCTAATATTTGGGATCATTTTACCTATGCAGTTAATTCAGAGCCATTAAGGGTATCGATGTTAGATATATATGTGCCAAAATTAATTCTGTTTCTTATAGGAAACGTACTTACGCA atATGTATGCATTAGTTCTGTTTATGTATTAACAGCAGAATGCTCATCGCTTACAGTGACGTTGGTAATAACATTAAGAAAATTTGTATCATTACTTTTCTCCATAGTATACTTTCGAAATCCTTTTACAATTTACCACTGGTTTGGTACAGTCCTAGTTTTTGTGGGGACAGTGATATTCACAGAAGTAGTACCAAAGATTAAAGAAAGTTTAAAAattaaagagaaaaagaaagtccaataa
- the Tango4 gene encoding transport and golgi organization 4 isoform X1 translates to MDVQRHSVHTLVFRSLKRTHDMFLLNQGTLPPLDPNLLRMKKSLKAKDCYGPILERVKINNLSKMQNEHENSDPPPPGDESFGGNNSNAMVPYNPLHNNNGVVTQTNAGGNTVNNIVMIPQKKTPSMAKPKWHAPWKLYRVISGHLGWVRCCAVEPGNEWFATGSADRVIKIWDLASGKLKVSLTGHISSVRGLAFSQRHPYLFSCGEDRQVKCWDLEYNKVIRHYHGHLSAVYSMALHPSIDVLVTAGRDSTARVWDMRTKANVHTLAGHTNTVASVICQAVEPQIVTGSHDCTIRLWDLAAGKSRATLTNHKKSVRAVTFHPSLYMFASASPDNIKQWKCPEGKFIQNLSGHNAIVNCLAVNADGVLVSGADNGTMHLWDWRTGYNFQRLQAPVQPGSMDSEAGVFSITFDMSGTRMITTEADKTIKIYKEDDTATEETHPVNWRPDIIKRRKY, encoded by the exons ATG GATGTTCAAAGACATTCTGTGCATACTCTTGTCTTTAGATCTTTAAAGAGAACACATGACATGTTCTTATTAAATCAAGGTACTTTGCCACCGTTGGATCCTAATCT ATTAAGAATGAAAAAATCTTTAAAAGCAAAAGACTGTTATGGACCTATATTAGAACgagttaaaattaataatttatctaAAATGCAAAATGAACATGAAAATTCTGATCCTCCACCGCCTGGTG ATGAATCCTTTGGTGGAAATAATAGTAATGCAATGGTACCTTATAATCCTTTACACAATAACAACGGAGTTGTTACACaaacaaatgcaggaggaaatacagttaataatattgtaatgatACCACAAAAAAAGACCCCTTCTATGGCAAAACCAAAATGGCATGCACCATGGAAATTATATAGAGTCATTAGTGGGCATCTTGGTTGGGTAAGATGTTGTGCTGTTGAACCTGGAAATGAATGGTTTGCTACCGGCTCAGCCGACAGAGTTATTAAA ATATGGGACCTTGCAAGTGGTAAACTAAAAGTTTCCTTGACTGGACATATAAGTAGTGTACGTGGATTAGCATTTTCTCAACGTCATCCATATTTATTTTCTTGTGGAGAAGATAGACAAGTGAAATGCTGGGATCTTGAATATAATAAG GTTATAAGACATTATCATGGTCATTTATCAGCAGTGTACTCCATGGCATTACATCCTAGCATAGATGTATTAGTAACTGCTGGTAGAGATTCCACTGCAAGAGTATGGGATATGCGTACTAAAGCCAATGTACATACACTGGCGGGTCACACTAATACAGTTGCTAGTGTTATTTGTCAAGCTGTTGAACCACAG ATTGTTACTGGAAGTCATGATTGCACTATAAGGTTGTGGGATTTAGCTGCTGGAAAATCTAGAGCTACTTTAACAAATCATAAGAAAAGTGTAAGAGCTGTAACCTTTCATCCatcatt ATACATGTTTGCCTCAGCATCACCAGATAATATTAAACAGTGGAAGTGTCCAGAAGGAAAGTTTATACAAAATTTATCTGgtcacaatgctatagttaatTGTTTGGCTGTAAATGCTGATGGTGTATTAGTTTCTGGTGCAGATAATGGCACTATGCACCTTTGGGACTGGAGGACAGG ATACAATTTCCAACGCTTGCAAGCACCAGTGCAACCTGGTTCAATGGACAGTGAAGCTGGAGTATTTAGTATTACATTTGATATGTCTGGTACCAGAATGATTACAACAGAAGCTgataaaacaattaaaatttataaagaAGATGATACTGCT acTGAAGAAACACATCCTGTTAATTGGAGACCAGATATAATAAAACGGAGAAAGTATTAA
- the Tango4 gene encoding transport and golgi organization 4 isoform X2, whose translation MFLLNQGTLPPLDPNLLRMKKSLKAKDCYGPILERVKINNLSKMQNEHENSDPPPPGDESFGGNNSNAMVPYNPLHNNNGVVTQTNAGGNTVNNIVMIPQKKTPSMAKPKWHAPWKLYRVISGHLGWVRCCAVEPGNEWFATGSADRVIKIWDLASGKLKVSLTGHISSVRGLAFSQRHPYLFSCGEDRQVKCWDLEYNKVIRHYHGHLSAVYSMALHPSIDVLVTAGRDSTARVWDMRTKANVHTLAGHTNTVASVICQAVEPQIVTGSHDCTIRLWDLAAGKSRATLTNHKKSVRAVTFHPSLYMFASASPDNIKQWKCPEGKFIQNLSGHNAIVNCLAVNADGVLVSGADNGTMHLWDWRTGYNFQRLQAPVQPGSMDSEAGVFSITFDMSGTRMITTEADKTIKIYKEDDTATEETHPVNWRPDIIKRRKY comes from the exons ATGTTCTTATTAAATCAAGGTACTTTGCCACCGTTGGATCCTAATCT ATTAAGAATGAAAAAATCTTTAAAAGCAAAAGACTGTTATGGACCTATATTAGAACgagttaaaattaataatttatctaAAATGCAAAATGAACATGAAAATTCTGATCCTCCACCGCCTGGTG ATGAATCCTTTGGTGGAAATAATAGTAATGCAATGGTACCTTATAATCCTTTACACAATAACAACGGAGTTGTTACACaaacaaatgcaggaggaaatacagttaataatattgtaatgatACCACAAAAAAAGACCCCTTCTATGGCAAAACCAAAATGGCATGCACCATGGAAATTATATAGAGTCATTAGTGGGCATCTTGGTTGGGTAAGATGTTGTGCTGTTGAACCTGGAAATGAATGGTTTGCTACCGGCTCAGCCGACAGAGTTATTAAA ATATGGGACCTTGCAAGTGGTAAACTAAAAGTTTCCTTGACTGGACATATAAGTAGTGTACGTGGATTAGCATTTTCTCAACGTCATCCATATTTATTTTCTTGTGGAGAAGATAGACAAGTGAAATGCTGGGATCTTGAATATAATAAG GTTATAAGACATTATCATGGTCATTTATCAGCAGTGTACTCCATGGCATTACATCCTAGCATAGATGTATTAGTAACTGCTGGTAGAGATTCCACTGCAAGAGTATGGGATATGCGTACTAAAGCCAATGTACATACACTGGCGGGTCACACTAATACAGTTGCTAGTGTTATTTGTCAAGCTGTTGAACCACAG ATTGTTACTGGAAGTCATGATTGCACTATAAGGTTGTGGGATTTAGCTGCTGGAAAATCTAGAGCTACTTTAACAAATCATAAGAAAAGTGTAAGAGCTGTAACCTTTCATCCatcatt ATACATGTTTGCCTCAGCATCACCAGATAATATTAAACAGTGGAAGTGTCCAGAAGGAAAGTTTATACAAAATTTATCTGgtcacaatgctatagttaatTGTTTGGCTGTAAATGCTGATGGTGTATTAGTTTCTGGTGCAGATAATGGCACTATGCACCTTTGGGACTGGAGGACAGG ATACAATTTCCAACGCTTGCAAGCACCAGTGCAACCTGGTTCAATGGACAGTGAAGCTGGAGTATTTAGTATTACATTTGATATGTCTGGTACCAGAATGATTACAACAGAAGCTgataaaacaattaaaatttataaagaAGATGATACTGCT acTGAAGAAACACATCCTGTTAATTGGAGACCAGATATAATAAAACGGAGAAAGTATTAA
- the TBCB gene encoding tubulin-binding cofactor B has product MSDYNVITSDFLNLSITNSNQQYYVERRFQKGITIDEFKGKLELITGGNPATMVVEVFDKNDRLVCTLNNGQQLLGSYPIDDGMRIHVIDNFSRNEANLSNVEKFEISEEEYAKRTDTVKAFLEKNKLGKYNKEKAERKAEEKRQEEAAEEAEAKLCHVGDRCEVCVPNQPKRRATIMYVGKTEFKEGWWIGVKYDEPLGKNDGTVNGKKYFECSSKYGGFIKPMHIKVGNFPEEEFDLNEEL; this is encoded by the exons ATGAGCGATTATAACGTCATaacatcagattttttaaatttgtcTATTACTAATTCTAATCAACAATATTATGTGGAACGAAGATTTCAGAAAGGTATCACGATCGATGAATTTAAG GGAAAATTGGAGCTTATCACTGGTGGTAATCCAGCTACAATGGTAGTTGAAGTATTTGATAAGAATGACAGATTAGTTTGTACATTAAACAATGGACAACAACTGTTAGGATCTTATCCTATTGACGATGGAATGCGAATACAT GTAATTGATAATTTTTCACGCAATGAAGCAAATTTAAGTAATGTTGAAAAATTTGAGATATCTGAAGAAGAATATGCAAAAAGGACAG ATACTGTAAAAGCATTCttagaaaaaaataaattaggaaAATACAACAAGGAAAAAGCAGAAAGAAAAGCAGAAGAAAAAAGACAAGAAGAAGCAGCTGAGGAAGCAGAAGCCAAGTTATGTCACGTTGGTGATCGTTGTGAAGTATGTGTACCAAACCAACCAAAAAGAAGAGCTACTATTATGTATGTTG GAAAAACAGAATTTAAGGAAGGTTGGTGGATTGGTGTAAAATATGATGAACCACTTGGTAAAAATGATGGAAC TGTGAATGGTAAAAAATATTTCGAGTGTTCATCAAAATATGGTGGGTTCATAAAACCAATGCATATAAAAGTAGGGAATTTTCCAGAAGAAGAATTTGATCTGAATGAAGaactttaa
- the LOC117224278 gene encoding uncharacterized protein LOC117224278, which yields MSDGVDGGGGENEVDSHSCSHVDVGESSTPRDEETLDPDSEAALNTNYDSSDGAVPAFRCERCENYETINKTALCAHQDQCLANAETGESVENIETVENDGDGEESHSGIRSHRKMFECDVCNMKFSNGANMRRHKMRHTGVKPYECRVCQKRFFRKDHLAEHFTTHSKTLPYHCPICNRGFQRQIAMRAHFQNEHVGQHDMVKSCPLCNYRAATMKCLRLHFFNRHGIDLDNPGPNSSSSLMNSCAPGEAMPSAPLSDSGDSTGNRSADNATPPMHFLTPHIEISIPYPEQAANQRNPSPAPLNGDSPNSPQSADSNSNAPSSSHHQLPINSSGIHRNLGGSEEAITPSISLIPIKQEPNSNGTEENGATSSNLPLPSLIKVSPLKSLLRDDLRRKLSSGSGNNNNNNNNNNGNSSSNTNPHSRGEPPSSTRPDQRTSGLQCAHCRITFPDQTLYFLHKGCHSESNPWKCNICGEQCCNLYQFNSHLLSKSHQ from the exons ATGTCAGATGGGGTTGATGGTGGTGGCGGGGAAAATGAGGTAGATTCCCATTCTTGTTCGCATGTCGACGTTGGAGAATCCTCAACCCCAAGAGACGAAGAAACTTTGGATCCTGATAGTGAAGCTGCTTTGAACACCAATTATGATAGCAGTGATGGTGCAGTTCCTGCATTTAG GTGTGAAAGGTGTGAAAACTATGAAACCATAAATAAGACAGCATTATGCGCTCATCAGGACCAGTGTTTGGCCAATGCTGAAACAGGAGAGAGTGTAGAGAATATTGAAACTGTTGAAAATGATGGAGATGGAGAGGAATCTCATTCTGGTATTCGTTCTCATAGAAAAATGTTTGAATGTGATGTTTGCAACATGAAATTTTCCAATGGAGCCAATATGAGGCGACATAAG ATGAGACATACTGGTGTGAAACCATACGAGTGTCGTGTGTGTCAAAAAAGATTTTTTCGTAAGGATCATTTGGCAGAACATTTTACAACTCACTCTAAGACTTTGCCATATCATTGTCCAATTTGTAATCGAGGTTTTCAAAGACAAATTGCAATGAGGGCCCATTTTCAGAATGAACATGTTGGCCAACATGATATGGTAAAATCTTGTCCTTTGTGTAACTATCGTGCAGCAACTATGAAATGTCTAAGGTTACATTTTTTTAACAG gCATGGAATAGACCTGGATAATCCAGGTCCAAACAGTTCCAGTTCTTTAATGAATAGTTGTGCTCCAggcgaagctatgccttcagcTCCCCTTTCAGATAGTGGAGATAGTACTGGAAATCGATCTGCAGACAATGCAACTCCGCCGATGCATTTTTTAACACCTCATATAGAGATATCAATACCTTATCCTGAacaagctgcaaatcaacggaATCCAAGTCCTGCTCCACTTAATGGAGATAGTCCAAATAGTCCTCAAAGTGCAGACAGTAACAGTAATGCTCCAAGTAGTAGTCACCATCAATTACCTATTAACAGTAGTGGTATTCACAG GAATCTTGGAGGAAGTGAAGAAGCAATCACACCTTCAATTTCACTTATTCCTATTAAGCAAGAACCAAACAGCAATGGAACAGAGGAGAATGGAGCAACATCTAGTAATCTTCCATTACCATCATTGATCAAAGTTTCACCAttgaagtctcttcttcgagaTGATTTACGACGCAAGCTTTCATCTGGTTCTggaaataacaataacaacaataacaacaacaatg GTAATAGTAGCTCGAATACAAATCCCCATTCAAGAGGAGAACCGCCCAGTTCGACGAGGCCGGATCAACGAACCAGTGGACTTCAATGCGCTCATTGTAGAATTACTTTTCCTGATCAAACGTTGTATTTCCTTCATAAGGGTTGTCATAGTGAAAGCAATCCTTGGAAGTGCAATATTTGTGGTGAACAGTGTTGTAACTTATATCAatttaattcgcatttattaagCAAAAGTCATCAGTAA
- the LOC117224127 gene encoding sentrin-specific protease 1 gives MLIFDFLKKFFGWVDETPRKRRAVSFSIEKEFVTPKKHCCDYETINVDEELNEINDDSDSDDTHIITRHKHSPIKSSSRLNGTCNKDKSYRCCPPPFPLPKPQQCYNELTMGCFGNKIKDGQNIETRQRCSTLNKTHRLKEKNQYEELLQNFLPHRIHVICDKYEEKQSTPDVVEVIDLEKSDSLNPPSKVHQISRKKNTLPMHWNTTNKETKNKEVVITTIENNDEDTVHSICKTTQYPRKHINTEKSALTKHMESMITNTLRDELAAKAVIREDFIPQVAKRYNERIEQRYKEAEELKKMTCVLSKHNRLAREAALEEHLARSMRLCEAVLDERGEHEEPLLPTLTEEMMQEVKNALIPRPPDEVLIEGFGLRITRKDIHTLADLNWLNDEVINFYMNLLIARSSNNKYPKAHAMNTFFYPKLISGGHASLKRWTRKIDIFAQDLIVIPIHLDIHWCMSIIDFRDKSVRYYDSMGSNNMKCLSALRQYLEDESLDKKKQPYDTSNWKLECAKNIPQQMNGSDCGVFSCMFAEYICANKKITFTQQDMPYFRNKMVYEILKSKLL, from the coding sequence ATGTTGATATTTGACTTTTTGAAAAAGTTTTTTGGTTGGGTGGACGAGACACCAAGAAAACGCAGAGCTGTATCGTTTAGTATAGAAAAAGAATTTGTGACACCGAAAAAACATTGTTGTGATTACGAAACCATCAATGTAGATGAAGAGCTTAATGAAATTAATGATGATAGTGACAGTGATGATACTCACATTATAACAAGACATAAACACTCTCCCATTAAATCGTCCAGTAGATTAAATGGCACATGTAATAAGGACAAATCGTATAGGTGTTGCCCGCCACCTTTTCCATTACCAAAGCCTCAACAGTGTTACAATGAATTAACCATGGGCTGCTTTGGTAATAAAATCAAAGATGGGCAAAACATCGAAACTCGTCAACGATGTTCAACTTTAAATAAAACTCATCgattgaaagaaaaaaatcagTATGAGGAACTGCTGCAAAACTTTCTTCCACACAGGATACACGTTATATGTGATAAATATGAAGAAAAACAATCAACACCAGATGTGGTAGAAGTAATAGATTTAGAGAAGTCTGATTCTTTAAATCCTCCTTCTAAAGTTCACCAAATATCTAGGAAAAAGAACACGTTACCTATGCATTGGAatacaacaaacaaagaaacaaaaaacAAAGAAGTGGTAATTACTACTATAGAAAATAATGATGAAGATACAGTACATTCCATTTGTAAGACAACGCAGTATCCTAGAAAACATATTAATACAGAAAAGTCAGCCTTAACTAAACATATGGAAAGCATGATTACAAATACATTAAGAGATGAGTTGGCTGCAAAAGCTGTAATCAGGGAAGATTTTATTCCACAAGTAGCGAAAAGATACAATGAGCGTATAGAGCAGCGTTATAAAGAAGCTGAAGAACTAAAAAAAATGACATGTGTGTTATCTAAGCATAATCGTTTAGCTCGAGAAGCTGCTTTGGAGGAACATTTAGCTCGTTCCATGCGATTATGTGAGGCAGTTCTCGATGAAAGAGGAGAACATGAGGAGCCATTGTTACCTACATTAACAGAAGAAATGATGCAAGAAGTAAAAAATGCTCTTATTCCCCGACCACCGGATGAAGTCCTTATAGAAGGTTTCGGTCTTAGAATTACAAGGAAAGATATTCATACTTTGGCTGATTTGAATTGGTTAAATGATGaagtaattaatttttacatGAATTTATTAATAGCCAGAAGTAGCAATAACAAATATCCAAAAGCACATGCTatgaatacatttttttatccgaAATTAATCTCAGGAGGACATGCATCCCTCAAGCGATGGACAAGAAAAATTGATATATTCGCACAAGATCTTATAGTTATTCCTATACATCTAGATATTCATTGGTGTATGTCAATAATTGATTTTAGAGACAAATCCGTACGTTATTACGACAGTATGGGTAGTAATAACATGAAATGTTTATCAGCATTGCGACAATATTTGGAGGATGAAAGCTTAGACAAGAAAAAGCAACCATATGATACTAGCAACTGGAAGTTAGAGTGTGCCAAAAATATTCCACAACAAATGAATGGAAGCGATTGTGGCGTATTTTCTTGTATGTTTGCCGAATACATTTGCGCGAATAAGAAAATTACATTTACTCAACAGGACATGCCATATTTTCGAAACAAGATggtatatgaaatattaaaatccAAGCTTTTATAA